The Juglans regia cultivar Chandler chromosome 2, Walnut 2.0, whole genome shotgun sequence genome includes a window with the following:
- the LOC108995457 gene encoding geranylgeranyl diphosphate reductase, chloroplastic-like has translation MTSIALKSFVGLRQASLEKPHLTSQAKPSSIINPRKLRVIASKSAPKLTNRNLRVAVIGGGPAGGAAADTLAKGGVETYLIERKMDNCKPCGGAIPLCMVGEFDLPLDIIDRRVTRMKMISPSNVAVDIGQTLKPHEYIGMVRREVLDAYLRDRAKASGAEVINGLFLKMDVPRDGVSPYVLHYTGYDGKAGGVGEKRTLEVDAVIGADGANSRVAKGIGAGDYDYAIAFQERIKIPDDKMVYYENLAEMYVGDDVSPDFYGWVFPKSDHVAVGTGTVTHKGDIKKFQLATRNRAKDKILGGKIIRVEAHPIPEHPRPRRLLGRVALVGDAAGYVTKCSGEGIYFAAKSGRMCAEAIIEGSENGKRMVDEGDLRKYLEKWDKTYWPTYKVLDVLQKVFYRSNPAREAFVEMCADEYVQKMTFDSYLYKTVAPGSPLQDLKLAVNTIGSLVRANALRREMDKLSV, from the exons ATGACTTCCATTGCTCTGAAATCCTTCGTTGGCCTCCGTCAAGCCTCTTTGGAGAAGCCCCATTTGACTTCCCAAGCGAAACCCAGCTCGATAATTAATCCCAGAAAACTACGTGTCATTGCCTCCAAGTCCGCTCCGAAACTAACCAATCGAAACCTCCGGGTGGCGGTTATCGGTGGCGGACCAGCCGGAGGGGCTGCTGCCGATACCCTCGCCAAAGGCGGCGTGGAGACGTACCTAATCGAGCGTAAGATGGACAACTGCAAGCCCTGTGGCGGAGCCATACCGCTTTGCATGGTAGGGGAATTCGACCTCCCATTGGACATCATTGACCGCCGGGTCACCCGGATGAAGATGATATCTCCCTCGAATGTTGCCGTCGACATCGGGCAGACCCTGAAGCCCCACGAGTACATAGGGATGGTACGGCGCGAGGTCCTGGACGCGTACCTTCGGGACCGGGCCAAGGCGAGTGGCGCCGAGGTCATCAACGGGTTGTTTCTAAAGATGGACGTACCGAGAGATGGAGTTTCTCCGTACGTGCTGCATTACACAGGGTACGACGGGAAAGCCGGTGGGGTTGGGGAGAAGCGGACGTTGGAGGTGGACGCGGTGATCGGCGCCGATGGGGCTAATTCTCGTGTCGCCAAGGGCATTGGTGCTGGTGATTACGACTACGCCATCGCATTTCAG GAGAGGATCAAAATCCCTGATGATAAAATGGTGTACTATGAGAACCTTGCCGAGATGTATGTGGGAGATGATGTTTCACCCGATTTCTATGGTTGGGTCTTCCCCAAGTCCGATCATGTGGCTGTTGGCACCGGCACTGTAACCCACAAAGGAGACATCAAGAAGTTCCAACTTGCAACAAGGAACAGAGCCAAGGACAAGATTTTGGGTGGTAAGATAATACGAGTTGAGGCACACCCAATTCCCGAACACCCCCGCCCGCGCAGGTTATTAGGAAGAGTGGCTTTGGTAGGAGATGCAGCCGGCTACGTGACGAAATGCTCTGGTGAAGGTATCTATTTTGCTGCAAAGAGTGGGAGGATGTGTGCTGAGGCTATTATTGAAGGGTCGGAGAATGGGAAGAGGATGGTGGATGAGGGGGACTTGAGGAAGTATTTGGAGAAGTGGGACAAGACTTACTGGCCAACATACAAGGTGCTGGATGTGTTGCAGAAGGTGTTCTACAGGTCGAACCCGGCAAGGGAAGCCTTTGTGGAGATGTGTGCAGATGAATATGTGCAGAAGATGACTTTTGATAGCTACTTGTACAAGACAGTGGCGCCTGGGAGTCCTCTGCAGGACTTGAAGTTGGCTGTGAATACCATTGGGAGCTTGGTGAGGGCTAATGCACTTAGGAGGGAGATGGACAAGCTTAGCGTATGA